In Camelina sativa cultivar DH55 chromosome 13, Cs, whole genome shotgun sequence, the genomic window GTGTTAAGGTTTCGTACTCTACGGCTTTGAGAGGGAAAAAACAAGCTGCTAATGATGTGCAGGGTAGTTTACATACTCAGTGAGTTTAGAGAAAAGGTTCAGCGTTCGCATTGGTTCCTGATCATGCATCtgttaactttttattttgttcttctgtCAGAAAAATtctagtttaattaatttcctGCTAATGAGCTCAATCAGAACAATGGAATGCAAAAACATTATGTTCCCTtttgatcaacaacaaaacgTTTGGGACTTGGTTAAAAAAGAAACTGGTAAATAACTTCACTAACTGTATAGTCCTGCAAAGTTGAAGAGGAGATTTGCGGTAGAGGGACGAAGAAAATATCAATCCTTTTTGCTGTCATTATTTACGTTAGATCCTTCCAAATAGCTAGCAATCAAATTGTGGAGCAACATTGCAATCTAAAGCGAACACCTTACGCCTTCTCCGCATGCTTCAAATTCAAATTATCTACTTAGTTAGTTTCGTTGAATCTCTACCCAAATACTGTTCTTAAGTAGGTTGGATGTAATTTACGAACTACTAGAGGTGAACAACTTCACACGTCCATCTAAGTACAAAGAGCTTGATTACACGCAAATGCAAATACACCAGAATCTTCGTTCATTGCTTCCTCAAATTACAAAGCATCGTTTCAAGACtagataatatgtatatgatataatTCCTTCGCTTATTCTTAGGCTCTCCACAACGAACAAGGCTCAGCCACAGCATGAGCCACATGCCGGTAGGGAATCTGAAAAACCACCAATAAAATTTTCCATTCCTCAGATTCatgtcaaaatcaaaactaGGAATCATACACAATGCATATGTGTGTATTCTATTATCAAAAGAGATAAAATAACATATTCATCTCGGGTTACTTACTGTGGTCAGCTCCACGGATATCATTCAAGCCACGAACATTGTCGAGGCCCCCACGAGGTGGTCGAGGAGGTCCACCACCgctaccaccaccacctccgccGCCACCATCCCACTTCTTGTTAGCCTTAGAACCTTTCCTGTAAGCATCTGATTTCTCCATCTGACAAGCATCAGGTTAGTCATAGCTTGTGACAGCTCAGATGATGGAATGTAATAACCCAAGAAACGGAAGTAAAATCTCACCGAGAACATGGTCATAAAGAAGACTTGTATCAGATTAATGATGGACAAGAAGAAATCCTTGATCGTCCTTAGTCTCCATATTGGTCGCTTCGCTTTAACCACACCTGGTACATGTTCGAACGTCTGTCAATGTCGAATACAGTTTAAATTTGCCGCAACGATCTGTACTTTCAGAATACATGGACAGCTATTTCcagaaaattttcttttctcatctctCCCCTAGAAATGTTTTAACGGAAGCTCCTACATTCTCTCTAAGACATCAAAAACCCCTCccaaaaatatagtaatatatatccAAAACGCCGTAACACTCATATCAAATTCTCTCTAGAGGATAGAACATCAGTGATTAACAAACCATTGAACATGATCTCGCTTTACACTAAAATTTATCGAACGAATGCAAGTTTAACAAATTAGTCAGCCATTATTCCTAACTTCTCCCAATATGAAACATTGAAACTTCGCTTAAGGGTGACCTGAATAGCACAATGTCTCCTCATCGAGATTTCGATTCAAATTAGATTCCTGAGAATCctaaaacaaggaaaaataaTTGACATAATCTTATTTCAATCTTCCATACGC contains:
- the LOC104736866 gene encoding glycine-rich selenoprotein isoform X3 produces the protein MTMFSMEKSDAYRKGSKANKKWDGGGGGGGGSGGGPPRPPRGGLDNVRGLNDIRGADHNSLPACGSCCG
- the LOC104736866 gene encoding glycine-rich selenoprotein isoform X1 codes for the protein MAYVEGGTKKTFEHVPGVVKAKRPIWRLRTIKDFFLSIINLIQVFFMTMFSMEKSDAYRKGSKANKKWDGGGGGGGGSGGGPPRPPRGGLDNVRGLNDIRGADHNSLPACGSCCG
- the LOC104736866 gene encoding glycine-rich selenoprotein isoform X2; its protein translation is MAYVEGGVVKAKRPIWRLRTIKDFFLSIINLIQVFFMTMFSMEKSDAYRKGSKANKKWDGGGGGGGGSGGGPPRPPRGGLDNVRGLNDIRGADHNSLPACGSCCG